TTGGCttctatttaacaaaataaaaatgcagaaataagtgtacacattagtttttgactctgtcactgaactaacacagccaatccctcaacatgtttctctgctcatattgccttcatattaactcatttttaacattgtactcaacaacaaacaaatccaaGAAAAATTTTCAGGGGCCAAAttgcattatatttcttcacgtctATAAGTACCACAAGTAGGGGTTTGAGACCCCACCTACAGCAGACCATGGAAACTAATACCATTAAGCTCGTGGCACACTGATCTTAATGCCAGATGAGGTTTGAAACTCTCCAGTTTCTGAGTCACCAGTGTTGGTGGCTTTTACACACTATGTGTCGTCCTATATGGTGACTCCACCAATAACTTTATACAGCCTCACCTTTTGTCTGAAGTAACATGTTATATTTTCCATTAGACTCCCCTCCCTGAAAGCCCACTTTCGATTGATTAGCTACCATTTTCTTATCAGAACTCAGTGCTTGAAAACCCCGCCTCCTCATGTCTGCGGTGACCATATAAGGAAATCTGTGCCAAACTGACATAATGTTAGCACAAGACTGGAAACAAACATTGCAAATTAAGCTAACAGGGGTTGCATTTACACATACTGAGCTAATTATTTCGAAATCTAGTCACATTTCAGATGAGTATCCAATACATAACAGAAAAAAGCAAGAGTGCAGTAGGTAcaatttaaattaataaatgtgtgtgaagaAGTTGAATTAGGTGAAAACACCTTTAGATCATTAGCACACATGATATGCAGTATTTTTAACAGACAATGTTTCAAGAATCCAAATTTTACAGCGTATTCATGTGAAGGACAGATTTCACATGTTCTGTTTATAATCTAATGAGTTTGACAAGTAAAACACTCAAGAATACATATactaaactagagatggcacgataccacttttttatgtccgatacgatatcataaatttggatatctgccgataccgatatgaatctgatatagtgttttttaatcaataaaactgttttttaatatcttgctgctttttgtataagttcatactcaagttaaaaacaaaacaaaacactaaagctattctgttaaacctgtatgcaaaaaatacactgcacccaaaaaatttcatagttcagcaaaactgatcaatctaataaacttaaacctgctccatcctccctattctggtattttaaagagtaagcatcCTAACTAATCGGGctctaaaactcccagcaaaaaaaaaatagggaaccccctccacctcatgatgcttaatcgatgtaatcaactttaatttgatgcagtgtgaaaaacaatgcacagaaatcaattatttttcaagaataattaaatagattcaacatctttcttcaacagaactgcagagatGGTactttcccaaaggaaaaagtactgtactagggtatattagacttaacagttactatatacagttatggacttctatacattttacatcagattaaaactttgggtgtaagattcagataattatttattaaaagctcgacattttaaatgagaataagaaagaaaagtatgtctttgtgcccccttctccctgttaatgccctatcggcccccctggctaaactttgctagatccgcccctgcacagttaccagccgtcagctgcgtagaaaaagatcctggtgtagaaagtaatattaaatacattctaacaacagctgatcaagcttaaacgtgctgctgttgttcagccgctggtttcctctttctggtgcaaagtgggccaaaaacaaacaagagacacggactcgcgacagaaaagctgatcagctgatcattaagcagtttcatgattgaagtagcagccggagagagagagagagagagaggcagtcgctccatatatcggttgataagcttaacgctggaatgctttacaaacattcagagatgaacttacacacttgctttacttctctctggggtaacttcctcggagatgaaatgctggtttggtagcgaagctccaaatacTCAACCAGACCGCCGACAGGTCTCACACGCCACAACCGCTCTATCacatgatgcatactgctccaaaGTGCTACAGTtatgaggcgagttacggcgtgtcgcaagttttgtgaggtgcttttttgatatttaatggatcgattacattttttatttcgctccgatccagtaatttacgtcagtatcggaccgataccgatacgtaatatcagatcggtccatctctatacTAAACATAAACTTTAGATTATAAATCATCATACAAACCTCCAGTGGGACGTTCCACgcgataaatacatttttcttgtatTCATCTAACCAGATATCTGCCACCCTCAGAGCATTTCTTCTCATGGCAGGGCTGAGATCAGGTGCATATGGTTTATGGGCCCTCTCGATGTGGGCTATCCTCGAGCAGGGCACAACCTCTATACTTCCTCCGCACAGCCACACCTGAGTAGACACAGATCAGACGGCCGTGATCGGCAAATCTTCAATCTTAAATAGTTTAAAAGCGTGGACTATAATATTATTACTAATAACTTACACGAATTCCAAGTTCAACATTTTCCCCACCATAAACTGTCATCCCACCATCCAGCCCACCAATTTCTCCAAGAAAAGCTCTGTCTGCTGCAAAGATTCCCATAACAGAGGGACTCCTGTGCAAAAACCAACACAtgagtttttttccccaacaatTCTCTACCTATATTGTCTGCAATCCAATGTCACTTGAGATACATTTTGTGATGCTGTCTCTATCGCCTCTTTGCTTGCACGCTTCACGTACTTCCCCGGTTGTGATTCATCCATCTTCTTTACCCACTCAGAGCTAAAGTGCTCGTATGTGCACCACATTGCCCAGTCAAAGCCATGAGAAAATGGGATATATCTTTCCACGTGTAGGTCATCAAAATGGACCTTATCAAAGACAGGGGACACTACAACAGTCCTGTCAGCTTTGATCCTGTCCAGCAAAGGTTCTGCCCTGCAGAAGAGGAACAAATAAGACACCAAGAGAACTTTCCAGTATGTCATTTTTCTGTTCATAAGATTTCATCCAAAATTACTGTTTTTATCTGAACTTGAAGCGCTAGCAAAAGAaataattcattaaataagGAGGGAAACAGGTACTTCATTGGTGGAGGATGTGTTCCTCGACTTCCTACTTTACTCTTGTTttcctggggggaaaaaacaaaccataaagTTAAAACATGTACTTACCATCCTTCTGTGGCTTCAATATGGGCATCTAAAATGGCCACAACGTCAGCTGTGGCATGCTCCCAACCGGATATCCGGGACTGTGATAAGCCCATTTGTTGCGTATGTCTCACTTTCTTCAATAATCCGGGCATCTCTTTGTTAATTTGATCTATGTAGTCTTGTAAGGGTTTTCCAAGGTCATCTGGAATTGAAATAGAGATCTGTGACAAAGCTGATGTAGTTCAAAATACTGAGTGACATTAGCGAGGACTATCTTTGTAAGCTTACTGTAATTGCTGTAGTCATCCACCAGAATGATTTCTTTCAGCAGCTTCTTTGGAGTGTGGGTGATTATACTTTGTATTGCTCTCTTAATGACAGACAGGGCCTCATTTATGTAGATGAGTATCACACTGATGCTCGGCAGATCTTTGGGATATTTCTTTGCCAGACATCTAAACGGCGTGAGATGGTGTGTATTAGATTAATGTTTTAGTAAGCTCAAACAGACCATTAGCCCAGCCCCGTTTTTCGAGGTTTACTTGGGAGTAGTGAGATAGTTTTAAGCTCTTCTAGGACAAAGGATGACAACATTGGAATttgcagcagaaaataaataaataactaaaaatactTGACCGTCATGGATCTCATTAATAAAATGTACCTGCTGTCTCTTGTGTCTTGAAGCTTCCTGTCAAGTGGCAGCTGGTTACTCAGGAAGGCATTGTATCCATAAATCTGAAACAGACCTTCAGCTTCCTTCTGCTCTTGTTCTGTCAGGCCATCGCCCCACTTGGTAAACAGGACGGAGTTTGGGTATAACTTTGGCATAAcgatcttctcttcttctttgtccacATTTCGTAAAATGGAATTTGTGAAATTCTTTTGACCTAAAACCTCGGTTAGCTTTGCTTTTGTGGAGGTTAAAAAACAGAAGGATGAAAACTGTTATTCATGgttggggcaaaaaaagaagaaattggCAGAATTGTTTCGACTTATCAAGTGCTCTTCAAAAATTCGTCACACAGATCAAATCTAGCATGCATCTTTCCCCCTTTGGGTTCCTaacattgaaaaagaaaaaaaaaagtacaacacCACCTTCATCATGGCCATATTTATATCTATATTACCGAATTTCCCAggggaacccacccgagggattaataaagttttatcttatcttatcttatcttatcttatttgttATGATTAAATACAACAACCAAAACATGAGCAGGGTAAAGCAATGtctataaaaatgaaaaatggatgAATACGCTTGAAGACCATATGAGATGGACCAAGCTGTGTTTAACAGCAACATTCGCCAAGAAAACTATACACAGGAAACCTTAGTGGACAATTCTTTTTTTATGCAATGAATAGCATTAAAGAAAAAGCATTGAAAGGAGATTTCTCATTGGTTGCAACCCTTATAGTTAGCAGTCTTGGCTTGCTCTGTCTCATTCAGTTCTGCTTTCAGGTAATGGTAGCGGTGGTGGCGATGTAGAATCCCAATAGTATTTTGCTCTACACTGGAAGCACATCCTCCAGACCAACCACCAACCAACACCACCATGACTTAACAGAGCAACTATTCATAAAAAGAGAGCCATGAGATTGGGAGTACACATTTACTTTTGACACACATACATTTCTTGTGAATGGTGGATTTTTACAATGTGATAGCTAATAACAGGTTAAGCTATTTCACTGAAGGGTAACTTTATCAATAATGTTGAAAAGAAGTCAGCGTGTGAGAATGTGAACTTTGAAACTGATACTCACTCAGTTTGTTTAGAGTCTGTTCGATCCTCTCCAGTTTTCTCTTTAAAAGTTCTTGATCAGCTACTCCCTCAGGAATAGATTTTCTGGGTGTACAACTTCTATTTGTGTAGATGATGAAAATGTATAGTGACAACAGAAATGATCCGATTATTCCAACTCTTCGTATGTTTACCTTCATTGTGGTTTCTCACAGAGGATCACAGTGTAATTATGTCCTCTGCAGCATTTCAGCTTTCTGTGTCCGTTTGAACAGGCTTTAAAACTCAAGCTGTATAATAAAtcatatcttatcttaaagtttaaacatttctgaaagaaaaaaaactcacacAGCTATTAAATAGTCTTTTACTGACGTA
This Astatotilapia calliptera chromosome 7, fAstCal1.2, whole genome shotgun sequence DNA region includes the following protein-coding sequences:
- the LOC113027500 gene encoding probable polypeptide N-acetylgalactosaminyltransferase 8 produces the protein MKVNIRRVGIIGSFLLSLYIFIIYTNRSCTPRKSIPEGVADQELLKRKLERIEQTLNKLTKLTEVLGQKNFTNSILRNVDKEEEKIVMPKLYPNSVLFTKWGDGLTEQEQKEAEGLFQIYGYNAFLSNQLPLDRKLQDTRDSRCLAKKYPKDLPSISVILIYINEALSVIKRAIQSIITHTPKKLLKEIILVDDYSNYNDLGKPLQDYIDQINKEMPGLLKKVRHTQQMGLSQSRISGWEHATADVVAILDAHIEATEGWAEPLLDRIKADRTVVVSPVFDKVHFDDLHVERYIPFSHGFDWAMWCTYEHFSSEWVKKMDESQPGKSPSVMGIFAADRAFLGEIGGLDGGMTVYGGENVELGIRVWLCGGSIEVVPCSRIAHIERAHKPYAPDLSPAMRRNALRVADIWLDEYKKNVFIAWNVPLEDHVVDIGDVSQRKELRETLKCKPFKWYLENVYTSLSTWDNMLGYGVLRNDLHKSHCVDQGPVPGNIPILHGCNFQQPQHCYYNTDGEIIIGGITSHNYNSDRCLVDPGSGSSPALQECPLAKTNELHMHWDFKQGQAIINKATNRCLEIAQGANFYYELIIQQCSGQSWRIEHLVTSF